One genomic segment of Aquipluma nitroreducens includes these proteins:
- a CDS encoding M64 family metallopeptidase → MKYFFLLILSVFLVQKSEAQFNKYFEDKSLRLDYYHCGNAETEKYFFDELIQEPYWAGSETNMIDTKGYGNHLVEVRTINDNELVYSRGYCTLFDEWQTTPEAKTTDCCYPESVIMPFPREKVVVSILSRNKKGEFEKKFEYQVDPNSYFIKKEREKLPVFDVIHSGNSNKKVDLVLLPEGYSESQRELFEADCKKFADEFFSYAPYSQNKDKFNIRGVWAASKDEGPDIPGQNIWNKTRLNGSYYTFDSERYLMIKDFQGVRDVAANAPYDYIYILANTEKYGGGAIYNFYGISAAHHAEEAGKIYIHEFGHLFAGLGDEYVGGVEYSEFYPTNLEPWEPNLTTLVDFDKKWKSMLPEGTAVPTATKFENSKKLGVYEGGGYVSKGVYRPWINCLMNNLHTIDVFCPVCSKSIQEMIDFNCK, encoded by the coding sequence ATGAAGTATTTTTTCTTGCTGATATTGTCAGTTTTTCTGGTGCAAAAATCGGAAGCTCAATTTAACAAGTATTTTGAGGATAAGTCTTTACGACTCGACTATTATCACTGCGGAAATGCAGAAACCGAAAAATATTTCTTTGATGAATTGATTCAGGAGCCTTATTGGGCTGGTTCTGAAACGAACATGATTGACACCAAAGGATACGGAAATCATTTGGTTGAAGTGCGTACTATCAATGACAATGAGCTGGTTTATTCAAGGGGGTACTGCACGCTTTTCGACGAATGGCAAACCACGCCTGAAGCTAAAACAACCGATTGCTGTTATCCTGAATCAGTAATTATGCCTTTTCCCCGCGAAAAAGTTGTGGTTTCGATTTTGAGCCGGAATAAAAAAGGCGAATTCGAAAAAAAGTTTGAATATCAGGTAGATCCGAATAGCTATTTCATTAAAAAAGAACGGGAAAAACTTCCTGTTTTTGATGTGATCCATTCGGGCAATTCAAACAAAAAGGTTGACTTGGTTTTGTTGCCTGAAGGTTATTCCGAAAGCCAACGGGAGCTATTTGAGGCTGATTGTAAGAAGTTTGCTGATGAATTTTTCTCGTACGCACCATATTCTCAGAACAAAGATAAATTTAATATTCGGGGAGTATGGGCTGCTTCGAAGGATGAAGGGCCAGATATTCCGGGACAAAATATCTGGAATAAAACCCGGCTGAACGGTTCTTATTATACGTTCGACTCTGAACGTTACCTGATGATTAAAGATTTTCAGGGCGTACGCGATGTAGCCGCAAATGCCCCGTACGATTACATTTATATCTTGGCGAACACTGAAAAATATGGTGGTGGTGCTATTTATAATTTCTATGGAATTAGCGCTGCCCATCATGCAGAAGAAGCAGGCAAGATTTACATCCATGAGTTTGGCCATTTGTTTGCCGGCCTGGGCGATGAATATGTTGGTGGCGTTGAATATTCTGAATTTTACCCTACCAATCTCGAGCCTTGGGAACCAAATCTGACCACTTTGGTTGATTTTGACAAGAAATGGAAGAGCATGTTGCCCGAAGGAACAGCCGTTCCAACCGCTACAAAGTTCGAAAATTCGAAAAAACTGGGAGTTTATGAAGGTGGCGGCTATGTGAGTAAAGGAGTTTACCGGCCATGGATAAATTGCCTGATGAATAATTTACATACCATCGATGTTTTTTGCCCGGTTTGCAGCAAGTCCATTCAGGAAATGATTGATTTCAATTGCAAGTAG
- a CDS encoding response regulator, with protein sequence MIKIRNLIIFIGITLLSLQMQASGPYKPQLANPVFEPWRWTEFPEYDTIRISCIAKGSDKGMWMGIGNKAIYYDGYKTVQFIPDSTAIHSLAFEKDNNLLVATTNGIFRYKEGEFRKILNFNFNSQRNFTTDLNGDSWIGCEFGLLKITSKGNYCLNPEGYFEIDANGSILNTLRYEKANDYRLASIREIRFPVYNLAINRAQKIWMTVDLPDKNLASVDVSKVPENSLNWKYIKVPNLSVGDVSALCEHENSLWITSSNPNIMLLQYQISEEKWKSIDLKVFGGDNVQASILETSDGNLWIGGHSKLYSLTESGWKVYQYPEVSLPLSYIEIYGDKHDNIFVFGSNGSLMKLDLSSRSFGTFLGLNFNCNTPDGKYWFTTNAGEVVSCNQSMQNFQKYSVTDGLMSMTMTLHYSPKSGLWAAGSNQGKAAIARFEHGHWTMTTFPDLYLGIAYNGICELGDSAVAFPVNGVLELDNTNFKGGFVAYNYKRSVWLHYSSDKVPQRIPSIGQTSNGNLWFSGNNVIMFDGKKNHQIELPAKSLSWTDDIEVTPSNHILVAQGGTGLFYNDGKKWTRYTTLNGLASNMVTNLFVENDTLIYVASDKGISFFDGKQFIPQIINPELNIQRERGFLNKSEDGALWINQATREWYLYDFKNTAENPALFKTTFYRRENNPPKTTISFSDHEISSSGNVIITYNGNDYWNETPSEKIQFSYRLNKEEWSPFSEKKSSVFLDLNAGNYTFEVRSRDLDNNIEPKPARISFTVLRPVYMRAWFILTILTFLGIIVWLLIRLYARNKQIHELDQLKLRLFTDISHELKTPLTLISLPLQKLLDKAKRKNENFDGLELIYTNVQRLNNLVNQVVDFRRLEAGKIQLELSPGDLVLQLRNISGYYAPLAHEKNIRFEFSCNIQEFWAKYDADKLEKIVVNLLSNAFKFTPENEKVELIAKIDPQNDNLQLWVNDSGPGIPKEMQQNVFDRFYRLRSEKFNRIPGSGIGLSLVKELINLHHGSIEVISDGIHGTSFYVTLPLIKAEKVTEQTDKTKADIDLDKLNWGEKASVLLIEDEELMLRFVADELKNYFRVKGVGSVEKAYELLNTEMFDLILSDVMLPGMTGMEFCKKLKSDPKTSHLPVILLTARDSEEDIVEGLCTGADDYITKPFRMNELIARSYNLIENRRRMKDRFADQEEIEANTFAQNPGDLDFLNKAIAIVFENIDNSEFDVPQFCNLMNTSKTLLYSKLKSLTGQSATEFVRNIRLKEAKKLLLNNGHQHTISEISYMVGFNDPLYFSRCFRKYFGVPPSEIGK encoded by the coding sequence GTGATAAAAATCCGGAATCTCATCATCTTCATTGGAATTACGTTACTGTCCTTGCAAATGCAGGCAAGCGGACCCTACAAACCTCAACTTGCCAATCCGGTTTTTGAACCCTGGCGGTGGACTGAATTCCCGGAATATGACACCATTCGGATTTCCTGCATAGCAAAAGGAAGCGACAAGGGAATGTGGATGGGAATTGGCAACAAAGCCATTTACTACGATGGCTACAAAACCGTTCAGTTTATTCCAGACAGCACTGCTATCCATTCATTAGCTTTCGAAAAAGACAACAATCTGCTGGTTGCAACAACAAACGGAATTTTCAGGTATAAAGAAGGTGAATTTAGAAAAATACTAAATTTCAATTTCAACTCGCAACGAAATTTCACCACCGACTTAAATGGCGACAGCTGGATAGGTTGCGAATTCGGCTTACTTAAGATTACTTCAAAAGGTAACTACTGCCTCAATCCTGAAGGTTATTTTGAAATAGATGCCAATGGATCAATACTGAACACGTTAAGATATGAAAAGGCCAATGATTACCGACTTGCTTCGATCAGGGAAATCAGATTCCCTGTTTACAATCTGGCCATAAATCGGGCGCAAAAAATCTGGATGACGGTTGATTTGCCTGACAAAAATTTAGCATCAGTCGATGTTTCCAAGGTTCCTGAAAACTCGCTGAACTGGAAATACATAAAAGTACCTAATCTGTCGGTCGGCGATGTTTCTGCACTTTGCGAACACGAGAATTCGCTTTGGATAACCAGCTCGAATCCAAACATCATGCTTCTACAGTATCAGATTTCTGAGGAAAAATGGAAAAGCATCGACCTCAAAGTATTTGGAGGCGACAATGTTCAAGCTTCAATTTTGGAGACTTCGGATGGAAATCTATGGATCGGCGGACACAGCAAACTTTATTCGTTAACTGAGTCAGGATGGAAAGTGTACCAGTATCCTGAAGTTTCACTTCCACTTTCGTATATTGAAATTTACGGTGACAAACATGACAATATTTTCGTGTTTGGCTCCAACGGAAGCCTCATGAAACTTGATCTTTCATCCAGATCGTTCGGCACATTTCTGGGATTAAATTTCAACTGCAACACTCCGGACGGGAAATATTGGTTTACCACCAATGCCGGCGAAGTTGTTTCGTGCAACCAGTCGATGCAGAATTTTCAGAAATATTCGGTAACCGATGGTTTGATGTCGATGACGATGACCTTGCACTACTCGCCCAAAAGCGGTTTGTGGGCAGCCGGAAGTAACCAGGGCAAGGCAGCTATTGCCCGATTCGAACACGGACATTGGACAATGACTACATTTCCCGATCTCTACCTCGGAATTGCATACAACGGAATTTGCGAATTGGGCGATTCTGCCGTGGCATTTCCGGTAAATGGAGTTCTCGAATTGGACAACACCAATTTTAAAGGTGGATTTGTTGCTTACAATTACAAACGATCGGTGTGGCTACATTATTCAAGCGACAAAGTTCCACAGCGAATTCCATCCATTGGGCAAACTTCCAATGGGAATCTTTGGTTTTCAGGAAACAATGTAATCATGTTCGATGGCAAGAAAAACCACCAAATCGAACTTCCGGCGAAATCGCTCAGCTGGACCGACGATATCGAAGTAACACCCTCGAATCATATTCTCGTAGCTCAGGGAGGCACTGGCTTGTTTTACAACGATGGAAAAAAATGGACGAGATACACCACGCTCAATGGACTGGCAAGCAACATGGTAACCAACCTTTTCGTCGAAAACGACACATTGATATATGTTGCATCCGACAAGGGTATTTCATTTTTCGACGGCAAGCAGTTTATTCCGCAGATTATAAACCCAGAACTCAACATACAGCGGGAACGCGGTTTCCTGAACAAATCGGAGGATGGCGCACTTTGGATCAATCAGGCCACGCGCGAATGGTATTTGTACGATTTCAAAAATACAGCCGAAAACCCGGCACTGTTTAAAACGACTTTCTACCGGCGCGAAAACAACCCGCCAAAAACAACGATTTCATTCTCTGATCATGAAATTTCTTCCTCCGGAAATGTGATTATTACCTACAATGGCAACGACTACTGGAATGAAACGCCTTCGGAAAAAATTCAATTCTCGTATCGGCTGAACAAGGAAGAATGGTCGCCATTTTCCGAGAAAAAATCAAGTGTTTTTCTGGATTTAAACGCAGGCAACTATACCTTCGAAGTTCGTTCGCGCGACCTCGACAATAATATTGAGCCCAAGCCAGCACGAATATCATTCACCGTGTTGCGACCTGTTTACATGCGGGCATGGTTCATTTTAACGATTCTAACATTCCTCGGAATCATTGTCTGGCTGCTCATCCGGCTGTATGCACGAAACAAGCAAATTCACGAGTTGGATCAGCTAAAACTTCGGCTTTTCACCGACATTTCGCACGAATTGAAGACCCCACTCACGCTAATTTCGCTTCCTCTCCAGAAATTGTTGGACAAAGCCAAAAGGAAAAATGAAAACTTCGATGGTCTGGAACTGATTTATACAAATGTGCAGAGGCTCAACAATCTGGTTAACCAGGTAGTCGATTTCAGGAGGCTGGAAGCCGGCAAAATTCAGTTGGAATTGAGTCCGGGCGACCTCGTTTTACAACTCCGAAATATATCTGGATACTATGCCCCACTTGCTCACGAGAAAAATATCCGGTTCGAATTTTCGTGCAACATTCAGGAATTTTGGGCCAAGTACGACGCCGACAAACTTGAGAAAATCGTGGTCAACCTGCTTTCAAATGCCTTCAAGTTTACTCCTGAAAACGAGAAAGTAGAGCTAATTGCTAAAATTGATCCGCAAAACGACAACTTGCAATTGTGGGTCAACGACTCAGGCCCTGGTATTCCTAAAGAAATGCAGCAAAATGTTTTCGATCGCTTTTATCGTTTGAGGAGCGAAAAATTCAACCGCATTCCCGGCAGTGGTATTGGGCTATCGTTGGTAAAAGAACTGATTAACCTCCATCATGGCTCAATTGAAGTGATCAGCGACGGAATTCACGGAACCAGCTTTTACGTGACTTTACCATTGATTAAAGCCGAAAAAGTAACCGAACAAACCGATAAAACCAAAGCCGACATCGATCTCGATAAACTAAACTGGGGCGAAAAAGCATCGGTATTGTTGATTGAAGACGAGGAACTGATGCTTCGTTTTGTGGCTGATGAACTGAAAAATTATTTCAGGGTAAAAGGTGTTGGCTCGGTTGAAAAAGCTTACGAATTGCTCAATACCGAAATGTTTGATTTGATTCTGTCGGACGTGATGCTCCCCGGAATGACCGGTATGGAATTTTGCAAAAAGCTGAAATCTGATCCAAAAACCAGTCATTTGCCGGTTATTCTGCTCACCGCGCGCGATTCAGAAGAGGATATAGTGGAAGGATTGTGCACCGGCGCCGACGATTACATCACCAAGCCATTCCGGATGAATGAATTGATTGCGAGAAGCTACAACCTGATTGAAAACCGCCGCCGCATGAAAGACCGGTTTGCCGATCAGGAAGAGATTGAAGCGAACACTTTTGCTCAAAATCCGGGCGACCTTGATTTTCTGAATAAAGCCATTGCCATTGTTTTCGAAAACATTGACAACTCGGAGTTCGATGTGCCGCAATTCTGCAATTTGATGAACACCAGCAAAACCTTATTGTATTCGAAACTGAAATCGCTTACAGGCCAGTCGGCAACCGAGTTTGTGCGCAACATCCGCCTGAAAGAAGCAAAGAAATTACTCCTGAATAACGGACATCAGCATACCATTTCCGAAATCAGTTACATGGTTGGGTTTAACGATCCGCTCTATTTCTCGCGCTGTTTCCGAAAATACTTTGGGGTTCCGCCTTCGGAGATTGGGAAATAA
- a CDS encoding SRPBCC family protein, whose product MTTGKTIVTIETTVDAVVNRVWKCWTSPEHIIHWNNASDDWHTPWAENDFRVGGSFHSRMEAKDGSFGFDFAGAYNEIKQHETIKYTLFDGRKVHINFASGKDSTTIVENFEAEEENPIEMQKAGWQSILDNFKKYVESTI is encoded by the coding sequence ATGACAACAGGCAAAACAATCGTTACCATTGAGACTACAGTTGACGCAGTTGTTAATCGCGTTTGGAAATGCTGGACTTCTCCAGAGCACATCATTCATTGGAACAATGCTTCAGACGACTGGCATACCCCTTGGGCAGAAAACGACTTCAGGGTTGGTGGAAGTTTTCATTCGCGCATGGAGGCCAAAGATGGCAGTTTTGGGTTCGACTTTGCCGGCGCTTACAACGAAATAAAACAGCACGAAACGATTAAATACACCCTTTTTGATGGTCGTAAAGTGCACATTAATTTTGCTTCAGGCAAAGATTCTACGACGATCGTTGAGAACTTCGAAGCCGAGGAAGAAAATCCAATCGAAATGCAAAAAGCTGGCTGGCAATCTATTCTGGATAACTTTAAGAAATACGTGGAATCAACAATTTAA